The following is a genomic window from Pseudomonadota bacterium.
GGACGCGGCGCGGGTGCGGATTGCTGCTGCATCTGGCGGGGAGGCCCGGCTTGGGGTTATCCTGGCGGTCCTGGCAGAACAGACAATGGTCGTTCTCGACAGGACCCCGGTTGTGGTGCAGGCTGCAGCGCCGATCCCATAAAAGCCGGTCACACAGCGTGTGACAGTATCTTCTGATCTGGAAGGCCTGACCGCACATGGCCTCACCGGGTTCACAAGAGGCCCGCTGCAGGAGCCGGCACAGGTACCGGTGGCGTAATCGCAGGAAGATCCCTGTCAGGGAGTGTAGGAAGAATCTCCATCACCCTTTGGCTGGGCTGCTGGCGGAACCCAGGGGGTGCCGTCCCAGTTATAGCGCTCGACCTTTGCCTTCTTTTCCATGTCCTTCAGGATATCGGACAGAAGTTCCTGGGCCAGCTGGCTGCGCAGTTCGGGTTCCAGTTGCTCATAAGTGGGCGGGGTTGTCCTGTGCCGGTCTTCCAC
Proteins encoded in this region:
- a CDS encoding peptidylprolyl isomerase, with amino-acid sequence VEDRHRTTPPTYEQLEPELRSQLAQELLSDILKDMEKKAKVERYNWDGTPWVPPAAQPKGDGDSSYTP